One region of Oryza sativa Japonica Group chromosome 10, ASM3414082v1 genomic DNA includes:
- the LOC136353700 gene encoding uncharacterized protein: MVNTRTSGSGNNNNEENPTLAQVLAQQTQLINMLVQQMQNQQGNNNVNPPPPQNKLADFLRVKPPTFSSTTNPVEAEWWDHFRMNRAEGQPITWAEFTEAFKKTHIPTGVVSLKKREFRALKQKDRTVTEYLHEFNRLARYAPEDVRTDEERQEKFLEGLKDELSVMLISHDYEDFQELVDKAIRLEDKKNRMDNRQSQQLGISGEINSETNASNEGNDEQATQSVSFQQDQSQEDNSNGREQRVCFNCYEPGHFVKECPKPKRQQPQGQVNNIVLTGANAVPVVSSSVTTQPLVSKQQ, from the exons atggtgaacactcgcactagtggaagtggaaacaataacaatgaagagaaCCCAACCCTTGCTCAAGTGCTGGCTCAACAGACCCAATTGATCAACATGTTAGTGCAACAAATGCAGAACCAGCAAGGGAACAACAATGTcaatcctccgccgccgcagaacaagttagctgattttcttcgtgtgaAGCCACCTACTttttctagcactaccaacccagtggaagcag aatggtgggatcatttccggatgaacagagcagaaggacaaccaatcacttgggcggagttcaCTGAAGCATTCAAGAAGACGCACATACCTACAGGAGTTGTTTctttgaagaagcgtgagttccGGGCACTTAAGCAAAAGGATCGTACAGTGACGGaatatcttcatgagttcaatcgtctagctcgctatgctccagaagatgtgcgtactgacgaggaaaggcaggagaagtttttggaaggCTTAAAGGATGAGCTGTCAGTTATGTTGATCTCTCATGACTATGAGGATTTTCAGGAGTTGGTTGATAAAGCAATTCGACTggaagacaagaagaacaggatggacaATC GACAGTCACAACAGTTGGGCATCAGTGGTGAGATTAACTCAGAGACTAATGCAAGCAATGAAGGCAATGATGAGCAAGCTACTCAATCAGTGTCATttcagcaggatcagtctcaAGAAGATAACAGTAATGGAAGGGAGCAGCGGGTGTGTTTCAATTGTTATGAGCCAGGTCACTTCGTAAAagagtgtccgaagccgaaGCGTCAACAGCCACAAGGCCAAGTCAACAACATTGTCCTCACAGGAGCAAATGCAGTGCCGGTTGTGTCTTCAAGTGTTACAACTCAGCCACTAGTATCAAAGCAgcagtag